ACAGCTAAAACCTCTGCAAGAAACATGTCATGTGAACCAAGACTTATAATATCTTTCACCTTACATTCTATATTTACCGGACACTCCTCTATCATAGGCACGTTAACCTTTGTACCCATTTTTTTAGTAAGATTTAGGTGTTTAAATTTATCTATATCTCGTCCAGATTTAACACCACAAAAATCTGTATGGTATGCAAGATTCTCTCCTGGAAGATTAATAATAAATTCTCCTGACTTCTTTATTAATTCATGAGAATATCTACTAGGTCTTACTGATATCGATACCATTGCAGGATTGGTACATACAGTTCCTGCCCATGCAACAGTAATTATATTATCAACATCTTCATTTTTGCAGCTAATCATAACAGCTGGTACTGGATAAAGCATTGTTCCTGGTTTCCACGTTAGTTTTGTCATTCTTCATCCCTCCTAAATAATATTATACATAAAACACTAAATTAAAAAAAGCATCCTTAATTATTTAACTAATAAGGATGCTTATTATTACAATATAACAATTTACAATTTAGTTCCGATTTTATTTATTATATTATCTCTATTTATTATATCTCTTTTTATTTTTAAAATGTCTTTATGAAACTTTTTCATAATTCCTGCTGTTGTCTTTTGTGCAATTACAAGTTGTACACAGGTAATATTATAAAACTTTTTACAAGAATTAGGCTCATTTTCGTGCCTTTCGTATGTTTTAATAGCACTTTTACTATTAAAATCTATAAACTCTTTAATTGTATCTAGGTATATTCCATCATTATAACTTTTAAATATATCGTGCTTTGTATACTCCTCAATAACCCAAAGCTCATACTTTCTATGATTGTCGAGTAGTTTTAGGTTAACGTGTTGAGGCACTGTCATATCCTGAATAAGATGGTTTACAGCCCCTAGATAAAACATGGAATTCTTAATATTGCCTTTAAAATAAGAGTTAAGAGCTTTAGTATAGTATAATATACACTCTCTCATAGCATTACTATTTCCATAAAGACCCTTGCAATTATAAGGATTATAAAAGTGGTTACTACTTTTAAAGTCTTGGTCAGCCCATATACCCCCACTATTAATATCTTCTATATAATTAGAAAACAAGGCATATTCTTCTTCAAATCCGTCGCTCCTAAGGATGTGAAGTGCTTGATTATTTATAAACTGGTGTACTTCACATTCAGTTGTCATTACCTTTTTCTTTAATGGATTAACTGCTCTTAGTACGTTTTTAAAAACAAAAGAATATGATTTTTCTATAGTTTTCATCAATTATCATTCCTTATTCTTTTTATATCTTTATTTTAAACTATAATTGTTAAGTTGTAATTAAGAAAAACATTATATTATGTTATTTCTGTTGTTTTTCTTTCTCACTATTATTCTTGCCCATTTTTATGAAAATTAGTATAACTAGTGAAAGTATAATCGTTCCTGATAAAATTACATATTCAATAGGTACACTTGTAGGTAATATACCTTCATTTACAGCCTTTTCCTTGTCAATTTTTAACACTGTTCCATTTGTAGATTCTAGTATATAAAGTCCACCAATTGGAGAGAATATACATTGAGACGGATTCTTAAGTGTCTCTCCTCCATTAACGTTTACTATAAGTTCTTGGGTAGATTTATCCTTTGGATTAACTACTAAAATTTTTGCAGCTTCTTTACCTCCCTTAGCAAAGGGAACTAGAAGTTGTCCTTTAAACCCGAAATCTTCATCCTTCGATATATCCATATAACCTATTCTACCACTTTCCCCGAATGTAATAAGTGGCTTTGCAACCTCTCCTTTTACATAGTATGTAAGAGGTAGAGGTTGATTTTTTCCTTCTACTCTAAACTTCCTATTAGTAACTTCCTCTCCACCTTCAAAATCAGGCCATCCTGCATATTCACCTTTCCCAAGCTTATATATGTAATCTTTTCCATTAGCTATTGGTCTTGATCCTCTATTTTCCATACCTTGAACAGTAACAAGAACACTTCCATCTGATAAATTAATCATATTTTTAGGGTTACGAATTCCAAATGCAAACATTTCAACATATGAACCATCTTTATTCGCCCTTATAATTGAAGCATTAGATATTTCACTTCCTTTAACATGGTCATTTATCCTAGCCGGTGTATTAAAAGGAAGAAAACCATTTGTAGATGCTACATCATTTTTATCCTCTGTAAATGGATTAAGCGTTTTGAAGTTATTTCCCTTAAGAACCATTTCAGTTGATGGAATATCATGAAGATATGGGTTATCACGAAGCCATCCTCTTTCATAATTATCTAGTCCTACAACACCTGAGTTCGTAGCACTTCCTTGAGCAATATATATCATTTCATCATATCCTATAGAAACACCGTTGTTTGAATAATCTCCATGACTTGGAAGGTTGTTCACAACATCAGTTAACTTTCCGTCTTTATATTTAGATACCTTTCCCTTATGTGATATGTATAAAACTCCCTTTTCCATTTTCACATATCCTATTGGTGAATTAAGTCCTTTAATAATTTCCCTATACTCACCCTTAGTAGTATATATAGAAACTTTCCCTTTACTTCCTTCATTTTCTCCTATGTACATGTTCCCACTTTCATCAAAGCAAATTGATGATGGATTCTTTAAGCCCTTAACAGCTACACTTGATTTATAACCCTTAAGCACTTTTACCTTCTCATTATTATCCTTCTTATAAAAACTAATATTCAAAAGATTTAGGGTTAAAATACATATAAGTACAGAAATCCCTATGCCTATTAGACTTTTAACTCTTTTCACACGCCTTCACTCCCAATTCCTTCTTCAAAATATTATATGTCTAAAGAATACTAATCTTTACTTTTATTTTCAGTAAGATTTCAAAGCTCCTATATGAGTTTACAAAAAATAACTTAAATGCTATGCTAATTTTTAGATATTAATTATTAAGAGGTGGTAAAATGCATGACATGCGTATAAAAAAACTTGCAGATAACCTTATTAACTACTCTTGCAAATTACAAAAGGGAGAAAAGATTCTTATAGAAACTGTAGGACTTGAATACCCTCTGGTAAAATGTCTTATAGACTCAGCATATGAAGCAGGTGGTATTCCCTTCGTAACTATAAAGGATAAAGCAATCGATAGAGCTCTACTTATAGGTGCAACTAAGGAACAAATGGATATGATGGCTTCATACGAATCAGCTAGAATGAAGGATATGGATGCCTATATAGGTATTAGATCAGGAAGTAATGTAAGTGAGCTTTCTGATGTGCCATCAGAGAAAATGACTTTATACTCAACTTATTTCTCTGAACCTGTTCATGGAAAAATAAGAGTTCCACACACAAAATGGGTAGTTCTAAGATATCCATCACCTTCAATGGCACAGCTTGCTAACATGAGTACTGAAAGTTTTGAGGACTTTTACTTTAATGTATGTAATCTTGATTATTCTAAAATGTCTAAGGCAATGGATAATTTAGTAAACCTTATGAATAAAACAGATAAGGTTAGAATAACAGGAAAGGATACAGACCTTACCTTCTCAATAAAAGATATTAATGCTATAAAGTGTGCTGGGGAAATGAATATACCAGATGGTGAAGTATTTACAGCACCTGGTAAAACTTCTGTTAATGGATACATTACATATAATACTCCTGCTGTATATCAAGGCTTTACATTTGATAACATACGCCTTGAATTTAAAGATGGTAAAATAATAAATGCTACAGCTAACAATACAGAAAGAATTAATAAAATCTTTGATACAGATGAAGGTGCAAGATACGCTGGAGAATTTGCAATTGGAGTGAATCCATATATATTAACACCTATGAAGGATACATTATTCGATGAGAAAATAGCAGGTTCTATCCACTTTACACCTGGAAGTTGCTATGATGAAGCAAGTAATGGAAATGATTCATCAATTCACTGGGACCTTGTATTTATCCAAAGACCAGAATATGGTGGAGGAGATATCTACTTCGATGATGTTCTAGTAAGACGTGATGGACTATTTGTAGTTCCAGAGCTTGAAGCCCTTAATCCTGAAAACTTGAAATAATAAATTAGGCTTATACTTTTATAGTGAATATCACTTTTAAGTATAAGCCTTTATATTAAACTTTATAGCTCTTCTCTCTTTTCTACTAAAATATCTAATTTTTTAGTATTATTTTTCTTTTTATATACACCGTATATTATAATAAATGCTAAAGATAGAAACTGAGCAAAAATAATTCTAATTATCTCAAGCTCATCTGTAGCATTTGGAGTAACAACATGTATAAGATTTTGTATTAAATCATTAAACATATGGTTAAAAAAAGCAACCCATATAGCACCTGAATAAATTGTACAAAGTCCCCACTTGGCCCCCATAATAAATGCTATAAATACATATCCAATACTCATAATTATTCCAAGAGAAATTGTCATCTCTCCATTTACAACACTTTGAATAGGAAGAATTACATGCCATAATCCAAATAGCAGAGACTGTATAATAGTTGCAATAAATATACTATATCTTTTATTAAAAAGCTTTACAAATAACCCTATAAAGAGCCCTTCTTCCATCCATGAATTTAATAAATTAACTATAAAAGTTAGTACTATAAAAGAAATTTCAGTGTTTCTAACAATACTACCTGTTAACGAAAAACCAGATGAATAAAATTCAAGTGATGTACTTACTCCATTAGAACTTAAATATAAAATTTCTAGTGTATAGGTAATAGCAAAACTAACAACTCCTAAAAGTGTTCCTCCTATAAAACCACTCCAAATCTTTTCTTTCTTAAACCCTATATCTCGCCAAGTATAATTAAAAATCTTAAGTACAATAAATATAACTAGGATTCCAAATACCTTATTTAATGTATTATCATCTAAAAATGTTTCATTTGTTTTAATAACAAGGTACTCAAAGTCTTTAAATAGATTACAGATTAAGAATATCCCAATCCCGACCCATAATGGATTATATCCCTTTATGCTTTCCAGTTTCATTTAATATACCTTCCCTTATAATTTCCAACTACTACCCGTAACTTCAAAATAATTACAAATAGCTGTTATAACCAATATATGGCACCCGTCTTATCCTTGTGAAGTTAAGAATTGTATTTATCTTGCTTATATGACTTCCCCGTTTTTCTATTAATTCTTGAACTACTTCCCTTCCCATATATTCCCCCTTAAGTATAGATGAACTATAATACATTATTATGCCATATGTCATATCCTTGGTTATAAGCAATCTGATACAATGGGATAATAGTAGACTTTATTGAATATGTAAATTCTTCTTTATTAACATTGCCCTGTAACAATAAGTTTATATCTACTTTCTTATTTATTGTCAGATAGTCTTCTAGATATCTAATGTTTTTTTTATCTTTTCTTATTATATTAAAAGCATCAAATTGAAGGTCACAAAACCTATCAATATACAAATCTAATTTAGGAAGCTTATTGTTTTTACAACTATTAATTTTATTAAAAGTAGGTACAAGATTCCATAATTCATCATGAAGAACAAAACTCCAAGGTATAAAGTGGTCTACACTAATACTTCCATACTTCTCTAAATTGTCAGCATTAAAACTCTTATTAGTATATAAATCTAGAATATTTCTTTGTGATATAACTAATTTCCAAAAGTTTTTTGCTTTAGATAGATCCCTCTTAATAGGAGGATAAATCTTAAAAGGTATAGCTGGAACATTTGGATTCCTTAACTGCAAATAATATACTAACTTAAAATTTATCCATCCATTTATTATTGCTTGATTTGAGGTTATATAGTTAACCCAACTATCATTTATTGTTATTTCTTTTTTCTTTTTATCTATTCTATATAACGATGTAAAGTCTTCTTCACTTAATTTTTGTATTAAATTGTTTATTTCTAAGTTAGAAATCTTTTTATTAGTAATTTTCTCTTTAAACTTTATTTGTTCTTCATAAAAAGGACGTATAAGCCTATACGGAACATACAAACTTATAGTATTTATCATTTTATTCAATTGTCTATCAGTACTATTATAGATATATTCAGCAATATATTCCTCATTTTCTTCTCTTCCAACTTTTAGTGTTTCATGAACATATAAAATTATTTGATTTAATTTATCTTGAAATCCTAGGTTTAATTTATAATAAATGACAGGATACCATGCTGTAGCAACCATTCTTGCTATTATTTTCTTAAACGACATTGTTTTATTACCAAATATAATTTCTTTATAAATTCCATTAAACCAGAATAACTTATAGCTTGTAGAGAAATTCTTAAAATCAAGTGTTCTCTCTAATAAGTAACTTTCAACCTTTAGGGAGTTTGGTAAATTAATCATATAACTCTCCTTCATCAAATTTACATTATAAATCGTTTATTTATTTTATTATTTAGCTTTAAAACTTAGTTTTTAAGTTAATTATTTCTTATACTCAAAATATATCCTATCATTGAATAAAATTCAAACAATAATTAACATATTAAACTTTTATTATACTGAGAAACCTAAATAAAAAACTGCTGATAAATTCAGTTTATCAGCAGCTTATAAATATATTATTTTTATCTTTTACACATAGGCTTTCCGAGTATCTCTGATGCAATAATTGCATTAGTTACTGGATTATCCGTTAATGCAAATGGATTTTTCTTCTCATTAGGAAAACTCTCTTTGTTTTCATAGGACTTTTTACTGTCTAAGTCATTTACTTCTGCATAGACTTCCTCTATTTTAGGCTTTTTCCTCTTATTTTTATTAACCTTTAGATTTTTAGTCTCCTCTGTATATACATTTTGGTGCATTAAATCATTATCAAAATCATTTAAAGGAGTATTATCCCTTTTATTATTAACAGGATTTACTTTAGGTCTTCTTTTTATATTTTGATTATTTTTTGCACTTTCTTTTTTAAATGCTTCAACTATACTTCCTATTATTCCGATTATTATCAGAAGTGATGCAATACTCATAGTATCACCTCCTAGTTTTTAGGAGTTTGTTTATTTACATCATCATTTTTAACATTTTCTGTACTTGTTTCCTTAGCTATAGACTCTCTCATAGTAGTATCTGCCATTAGATTTTTAAGGTTAAAATAGTCCATTGCTGCCATTTTACCTGTTCTTAGCGCTTCAGCAAGGGCTAGTGGAACTTCAGCCTCTGACTCAACAACCTTAGCTCTCATTTCTTGAACCTTAGCCTTCATTTCTTGCTCTCTTGCAACACCCATAACTCTTCTTTCCTCTGCTCTTGCCTGTGCTATTCTCTTATCAGCCTCTGCTTGATCCGTTTGAAGCTGAGCACCAATGTTACGTCCGATATCAACATCTGCAACATCAATTGAAAGAATTTCAAATGCTGTTCCTGCATCTAGCGACTTATTAAGAACTGTTTCTGATACTTTATCAGGGTTCTCAAGAACTTCCTTATGGCTCTTTGAACTAC
The window above is part of the Clostridium cylindrosporum DSM 605 genome. Proteins encoded here:
- a CDS encoding HNH endonuclease domain-containing protein, yielding MINLPNSLKVESYLLERTLDFKNFSTSYKLFWFNGIYKEIIFGNKTMSFKKIIARMVATAWYPVIYYKLNLGFQDKLNQIILYVHETLKVGREENEEYIAEYIYNSTDRQLNKMINTISLYVPYRLIRPFYEEQIKFKEKITNKKISNLEINNLIQKLSEEDFTSLYRIDKKKKEITINDSWVNYITSNQAIINGWINFKLVYYLQLRNPNVPAIPFKIYPPIKRDLSKAKNFWKLVISQRNILDLYTNKSFNADNLEKYGSISVDHFIPWSFVLHDELWNLVPTFNKINSCKNNKLPKLDLYIDRFCDLQFDAFNIIRKDKKNIRYLEDYLTINKKVDINLLLQGNVNKEEFTYSIKSTIIPLYQIAYNQGYDIWHNNVL
- a CDS encoding flavin reductase family protein, translating into MTKLTWKPGTMLYPVPAVMISCKNEDVDNIITVAWAGTVCTNPAMVSISVRPSRYSHELIKKSGEFIINLPGENLAYHTDFCGVKSGRDIDKFKHLNLTKKMGTKVNVPMIEECPVNIECKVKDIISLGSHDMFLAEVLAVNVNENLLDENDKLNLDKANLICYSHGEYCKVSKPLGKFGFSVKKPDKKGKKK
- a CDS encoding aminopeptidase, whose translation is MHDMRIKKLADNLINYSCKLQKGEKILIETVGLEYPLVKCLIDSAYEAGGIPFVTIKDKAIDRALLIGATKEQMDMMASYESARMKDMDAYIGIRSGSNVSELSDVPSEKMTLYSTYFSEPVHGKIRVPHTKWVVLRYPSPSMAQLANMSTESFEDFYFNVCNLDYSKMSKAMDNLVNLMNKTDKVRITGKDTDLTFSIKDINAIKCAGEMNIPDGEVFTAPGKTSVNGYITYNTPAVYQGFTFDNIRLEFKDGKIINATANNTERINKIFDTDEGARYAGEFAIGVNPYILTPMKDTLFDEKIAGSIHFTPGSCYDEASNGNDSSIHWDLVFIQRPEYGGGDIYFDDVLVRRDGLFVVPELEALNPENLK
- a CDS encoding zinc dependent phospholipase C family protein, which codes for MKTIEKSYSFVFKNVLRAVNPLKKKVMTTECEVHQFINNQALHILRSDGFEEEYALFSNYIEDINSGGIWADQDFKSSNHFYNPYNCKGLYGNSNAMRECILYYTKALNSYFKGNIKNSMFYLGAVNHLIQDMTVPQHVNLKLLDNHRKYELWVIEEYTKHDIFKSYNDGIYLDTIKEFIDFNSKSAIKTYERHENEPNSCKKFYNITCVQLVIAQKTTAGIMKKFHKDILKIKRDIINRDNIINKIGTKL
- a CDS encoding CPBP family intramembrane glutamic endopeptidase yields the protein MKLESIKGYNPLWVGIGIFLICNLFKDFEYLVIKTNETFLDDNTLNKVFGILVIFIVLKIFNYTWRDIGFKKEKIWSGFIGGTLLGVVSFAITYTLEILYLSSNGVSTSLEFYSSGFSLTGSIVRNTEISFIVLTFIVNLLNSWMEEGLFIGLFVKLFNKRYSIFIATIIQSLLFGLWHVILPIQSVVNGEMTISLGIIMSIGYVFIAFIMGAKWGLCTIYSGAIWVAFFNHMFNDLIQNLIHVVTPNATDELEIIRIIFAQFLSLAFIIIYGVYKKKNNTKKLDILVEKREEL